The Babylonia areolata isolate BAREFJ2019XMU chromosome 22, ASM4173473v1, whole genome shotgun sequence genome contains a region encoding:
- the LOC143297123 gene encoding uncharacterized protein LOC143297123 — translation MVVIRLSIQQLGILKGMFTASTTVDSAAVPTPSRPPSSLSTSPASLTLSSSSTSSKTSSIASSSSSSSSSSSLSPSSSSPEPSASCDFEAGGLCGWSPDPQSGYTFRRHQGPTPDRTSGPGSDHTLKGVRGDAADRGHYVFSSGWDASGPDQTARLLSPPLAVLHPSDLSFWYQMNGQGVGSLAVVLHALTPGGARKARGVSLWEVTGRQGMNWQRHHLRLPSGRWQIEFRTKVKHSYGSDIALDDIVFDSPVNVHVFTTTATSPVTTTSKPTQTRIITTRFSTGTTPQSTQTSPLTSTTHQLSTSTMKSPSSRPVSKTTITSTETSTFFQPTSPTTSTTMSSSEKAHSSFRVSAGPTEVPTASSFKPSSTHKTNTVSSSTTTSVTSFSTSVLTSLSSNVLFTSTLSAGPVTNRVTRHTVSAQTTRQSSTNTPTSLTSVRTSSSTQTTKKPNKKTTISPQEPIATSTTSSPTTKKPFWSSTSTKGEKSKTTTKKEDAVTPRPSTPNTAPTTTKRKHVLVKAADGSRGLSSSERSVIIGVSVGVFVLLVGVGVAWEYRKKKRSQNRPAKQGVQQVIALQTVVHQPATSITTTPSPVHNGRPGTPAPSLVASSTVQVQRGSGYLSSIEKPADPLPATLRQDTLSA, via the exons GCACAACAGTGGACTCGGCAGCGGTACCCACCCCATCAAGACCGCCATCGTCCCTATCTACGTCACCGGCAAGCTTAACGCTTTCGTCATCATCCACGTCATCAAAGACGTCATCGatagcgtcatcgtcatcatcatcgtcatcgtcatcatcattgtcaccgtcatcgtcatcacctgaGCCATCCGCGTCGTGCGACTTCGAAGCTGGCGGCCTGTGCGGATGGAGTCCAGATCCACAGTCCGGGTACACCTTCAGGAGACATCAGGGTCCCACACCAGACCGGACCTCCGGCCCTGGGTCCGATCACACCTTGAAGG gtgtcagaGGAGACGCAGCGGACAGAGGTCACTACGTGTTCTCCTCAGGGTGGGACGCCTCAGGGCCTGACCAGACTGCCAGACTCCTCAGCCCTCCACTGGCCGTCCTTCACCCCTCTGACCTGTCCTTCTG GTACCAGATGAACGGGCAAGGGGTGGGGTCCCTCGCCGTCGTCCTGCACGCGCTGACCCCGGGAGGGGCGAGGAAGGCACGCGGGGTCAGCCTGTGGGAGGTGACGGGCCGTCAGGGCATGAACTGGCAGCGCCACCATCTCCGTCTGCCTTCTGGCCGTTGGCAG aTCGAATTCCGAACAAAGGTCAAGCACAGCTACGGTTCAGACATAGCGTTGGATGACATCGTTTTCGACTCCCCTGTAAACGTCCACGTCTTTACGACGACAGCAACATCACCAGTCACAACGACAAGTAAACCGACACAGACAAGAATCATCACGACAAGATTTTCAACGGGGACCACCCCACAGTCAACCCAAACCAGTCCGTTGACATCAACCACCCACCAGCTCAGCACGAGTACAATGAAGTCTCCAAGTTCAAGGCCTGTATCAAAGACTACGATCACGTCCACAGAAACAAGTACCTTCTTCCAGCCGACCTCGCCAACAACCAGCACAACGATGTCTTCCAGTGAAAAGGCTCACAGTTCTTTCAGGGTCAGTGCAGGACCGACAGAAGTCCCGACAGCATCCAGTTTTAAACCATCAAgtacccacaaaacaaacactgtTTCGTCATCAACTACGACCAGTGTGACATCATTCAGCACCAGTGTACTGACGTCATTATCGTCAAATGTGTTGTTCACTTCCACCCTGTCAGCTGGTCCAGTGACGAACAGAGTTACACGTCACACTGTCAGcgcacagacaaccagacagtcaTCCACGAACACACCCACATCACTGACGTCAGTGAGAACCTCCAGCAGCACTCAGACCACAAAGAAACCGAACAAGAAGACGACCATCTCCCCACAGGAACCCATCGCCACAAGCACCACCTCATCCCCGACCACCAAGAAACCTTTCtggtcctccacctccaccaaggGAGAGAAATCCAAAACGACCACCAAGAAAGAAGACGCAGTGACGCCCAGACCTTCCACCCCTAacacagcccccaccaccaccaaacggaAGCACGTGCTGGTGAAGGCGGCCGACGGTTCCCGGGGCCTGAGCTCCTCGGAAAGAAGCGTCATCATCGGCGTCAGTGTGGGCGTGTTCGTcctgctggtgggggtgggggtggcttggGAGTaccggaagaagaagaggtcCCAGAACAGACCGGCGAAGCAGGGGGTCCAGCAGGTCATTGCTCTTCAGACTGTGGTCCACCAACccgccacctccatcaccaccacgccCAGCCCTGTCCACAACGGTCGGCCAGGGACCCCGGCACCGTCACTGGTGGCGTCTTCAACGGTGCAG